The genomic DNA agattctgaatgaatgggtgaccatgcatatattcaaccttGGCTTtagacaaataaaatgaaaccagtgagaaaatgaattgatggtcatgaccattaattcatttggcgatggtttcatgtatcatgtctaaaaccggggtcgaatggTTACCCCTTCagtcagtatctttcaacatgtcaaacaatataagtatagTATCTCgtaccaaacaaaattcatgaaaaatgggcgactttgtcccttttagAAAAACATTCTTCAACTGCACTTTTGTAATTCTCcattacttttaataaattCTTTCATGTGGTATTCTGTATGATATTTGATGTATTTCAGCCAAGTTTGGGAGCCACTGTAACACCAGAAAAACAGGAAGAGATATCTTTGCAGACAGAAAAAATTACGAGTTTATTTAAAAGACAGCTATCAGTGCCATTGATTGGTAAGTGTCAGTTGATATTAAAGTACCTCCTGGTACATTTTAGCAGAATCCTTTCACACTGGTAATGTTCAtatacagagactttaaatgtTGACATTCATTCATGGAATCAGACAGGTCAGAATTTGAACAATTGAATTGTTAAATGTTCATGTGGTGAACTAGGTCAGGTGTATAGCAAGCAAATTTTTAAGAAATTACATGATGGTAGGACTGATATATGAAGTAAAAAATGTTGGTATTGTTAAGTCTGTGGTGACATTCATGGATGTTTTTCACATTGCACTTGTACTCAGTCTGGTTAGGACTTGATTTTACTGGTCAGCTGTATCACAGATGTCTGTACATAACATTCTACAAATTAAAATGACAGTTGATTTTACCAAGAAGACACGCAGAGTTGTattgtttttagtccccacggacaccgtccggggggacttataggtttggtcatgtccgtgcgtgcgtccgtgcgtgcgtgcgtgcgtccgtgcgtgcgtgcgtccgtccgttcacgcagatatctcagagatgcctggagcgatttcattcaaacttggtacaaggattactccttatgtcatacagatgcacgtcgatttgttttgtgatacgatccaatatggccgccaggcggccattttattacgattttttcatgtacagagccataactcaggcatgttccaactgattttattcaaagttggtacaaggacattgaccaatgtcatacagatgcacgtcaatttgttttgtgatacgatccaatatggctgccaggcggccattttattacgattttccacgtacagagccattactcaggcatgtttcgaccgattttattcagagttggtacaaggttattgaccaatgtcattgatatgcacatcaatttgttttatgatacgatccaatatggccgccaggcggccattttattacgattttttcatgaacagagcaattactcaggcatgtttcgaccgattttattcagagttggtacaaggacattgaccaatgtcatagatatgcacgtcaatttgtttcatgatacgatccaatatggctgccaggcggccattttattacgattttttcatgtacagagccattactcaggcatgtttcaaccgattttattcagagttggtacaaggacattgaccaatgtcatagatatgcacgtcaatttgtttcatgatacgatccaatatggccgccaggcggccattttattacgattttttcatgtacagagccataactcaggcacgtttcaaccgattttattcaaagttggtacaagcttattgacaaatgtcatagctgtgcacgacaatttgttttgtgatacgatccaatatggccgctgtgcggccattttattacgattttttcatatacagagccataactcaggcatatctcaaccgatttattcaaaattggtacaaggacattgacctatgtcatacatatgcacgttaatctgttttgtgatacgatccaatatggccgccaggcggccattttattacgattttttcatgtacagagccatttctcaggcatatccgcatgtttcaaccaattttattcaaagttggtacaaggacatcgaccaatgtcatagctatgcacatcaatttgttttgtgatgcgatccaatatggccactgtgcgaccattttgttacgatttttttcatgtcctgaaccataactcagacatgtatcaagcgaattcattcaaaagtatttttatcacagacctaatgaagaggactctatcctctttgaggacctgtaatcaaaatacccattaacaagtggggactgtgtcatcaacgatgacttgttgtaacTACCATAGTCACAATGGGCATTGGGTTAAAATTAGTAGATTAAGAATAGACATTGCTTTTCATCTGTGTTTTCCCAATGCCttcatgcatacatgtagtcaTCAAGGAAAATGTCAAGGATACCAGATTAAACTTTTCTAACAGTCAGTGTACTTCATACTCATAATAGGTTGAACCTAATCACAGCAAATTTACACTTAGACTGGCCTTGCTATTGACTGTGTTGTCAGTAGGTATTATGAATTGCCTTTGAGTTACGTAGCCTTTTATACATTGCCTGGAGGTGGGGGTTAAAGAGTATCTTTCACCCTATGATCACCATCTTTTTTTTCCGCAGACATGGAGAACACATTCCAGGAGTTTGAGCAATGGCTTTCTGACCCTGTACCTGATCACATCAGTCAAGCTTACAAGAAAGCCTTGGCAAAATTAGAGAAAAGAAAACCATATGAAGATGACTTGgtaagtctgtctgtctctcttctGTGCTAGCAGACAATAGGCGTGCAGTCTCTCTTTCTTTTCATCAAGATCCAATTAAGATAGTATGATAGATATATTAGAAAACACACAATTAGCATTTGTCAGCTCTGATAGACTAAAATATGTCAATCCAATGACCACATGCTGTGATGGGTATATCATGGcatttttgaccagttcacaacataaAAGGCACTTGCTGTCGCTTGTGAGATAGTCAAAACTGAGTTGTATACCTGTTGCTGTGGtagtttattgctattatatcataacagtattgtattgaaattctggcatgaaccatcaaaaaaacattttctataGCTTAGAGCATGCTTGTGTTCCAACCGTACTCTTTTCCGAATATAGCACAGTTATTTTTGtatcttgaccaatcagatcactgtatttgcgccatcaatatgcgcttgtatgatataattgtataGCAATGTTTTATGCCATATGCTATGCATTTTATTTGCACACTGAATACTTTGCATTTCAACGTAATTTGTTCAAGAGAATTCAAAAACATACAAGTTTTGTAAATTAGTAATAATGGAAATGTTATGCAAAGCTACACGTGTTGTCTCTCTCTACCTATACAAGCAAAGACGGCATTAAAGTCGCTGTTCACTTCTATGTTTATGTTATCCACAGTTGGTAGCAGCTCCTCCAAGATATCAAGAGTACCAGTCTTACATTGAATATGAGAAGTCAGAAGGAGATCCAACACGAATTCAGTGCATCTATGAAAGAGCATTGCAAGAAAACTGCCTTGTTACAGATCTATGGaaacaatattcaaaatacattgtGAGTTTTGTTACAGCTTGTGTAATTGGTCAATAAGGGGCAACAAGCTACATTTTACTTTTCTTAATCCATTCAGGTTATCTCCTACTATTCATTGTACTGTATCTAACAAAACTGCTGCAATGCTGTTGACAATAGAATACAACGAACATCGGTATTGTCAACtgaatttgataaaattatgaCCTTGCGATTTTCCAATTCATAGTCTGGGTTAAAGTTTTTTGTTTGTCAAAAGACATTGATTTAAAAGTGATAGATTATCATCCATATCATTGTCAcaccaatatttagaaaatGTTCAGGAAAATTTCCAAAACATCAGGCAAATTAACAATGAGGTAAAATgaaccaatcagattgcagtgGCTGTTACAACGTGTAAGTATAAAAAGGAGACActattattacaatattttgtagtttttagAGATAACTTGAAATTTTTCCATGCTATGCAAAGCTATGCAATATTACATTTCTCTGCCTTGACTTTGATTCTGTTCTCTTTGTGATTGGCATTCATCTTTACTGCTCCACAGGACGGTCAGCTGAAAATTTCTAGAGTTTCTCTCAAAGTCCATGAGAGAGCTGTCAGAAACTGTCCATGGAATGTCGGACTGTGGCAAGACTATCTGCTGGCTCTGGAAAGATATGAACAGCCACATGAACAAATCAAAGGTACAGATTTTATGCACTGAAATTTCCAGCAACATATAAACTACCCGGTTCACATAAATAGCCGTCTGTCGAGCATAGTATGTGTAAAAGAATGTGCTAAGATGAATGCAATCTGATAAACTCTTTTGACGTTCAAGTCAATACAGAAACTTCAGAAGTGTCTTTTCTTATTGAAACTGTCATTAAGATGtataatttatttcacttttcagtCCTCTTAAGTAGCTGACTATAAATAGAATTGTCAAGTGGTTGAGCACTGATTGAATACAAAGACAACTTGCCAATGTGTGATGTATGAGTGTCAGTCAAGAAAGAAGATATTTACATTTTGAGATTTTCCAGATTATTGGACAGCAGCAATCCCTATCTGTGATATATAGTTATTTTCATATTCAGTATAtcaatcaaatattgacattgtcTTCAGTATTTTCTTGACAACTATACAGTACATTTCTCTATTTCCTCTCCACAGAGGTGTTTGAGAAAGCCATGAATTCAGGGCTGTCACAGGGCACAGAGTACTTCCAACTTTGGCAATCTTACATTGATTACTTGAGACGCAGAATTGATTGGAAGTCAGGTTAGTGTTTATCTGTACAGTATCATCATGTGTTGATATATCGCATAAAGATATCGACTGACATCCAAAGATTTCTTATGTTGAAAGTACCCAAAAtccaaacatttcatttcattggaGAAAACGGAATTTCATTTTGAGTGCACTGAAATGCACTGGAGAAATTAAAAAGTTTTAATGAGAATTTTAATCTCAATGAGACTCAATTGTGAAGTCATTTCCTTCAAGTGCTCTGTCATGTGATCATGGTGAAGTTGAGGAAAAGATTTCCTTTGAAATTCTTTTAATgaattgatatttcttttttcCTCAGATCATGAAGAAGAGTTGGATGAGTTCAGAAAGACAATGAGACGAGCTATTGACTATCTTGCTGAGTGTAAGTTGTCagtataatgatgataatataAAAGAAGGGTTTTTGGATGATATGTCCAGTGTGATATGAGGATACCaatatttgtctctctgtcAGGACTGAAATTTCATGAACATCTACAATGGTTCATATAGTTGGTTATTTAAAACTGCATAGTTATGAAATGGCTCTGCCATTTACCATTACATGTAGTTGTATTTCAGGAAGTAGAATTGTGGAACTTAAGATTTCACAGACTCAAACTAACTGCCAACTTCTGTGCATAATTTTGTTTCAGATTTTGGTTCAGAAGCAGATCCCACCTGTAGTTTACAGCAGTACTGGGCAAGAATTGAGGTAAGTACATAATAATCCTTACTCACAACCTATCTCAGCTAGTCTCGGTGTAAAGGCAGCTGTACACACAGCAATCTCAGACTGGtttgtttcatattttactCCAGGATGTGGAGCTGTCTTCTGATAATACTTTTTACCATGCCATCACTAATATGTTGCTAATCTTCACACTGGTACTAAACATTGAATGAAGATAAAAGAATAGTTACAAACAGATGATCAGGTGTTTTTCAAACtcattgcaatttttttttcattttaatgtataCAGGCTGGGCACTGTGACAACAAGCAACTGGCCAGGGAATTATGGGAAGAGATCATGTCAGGTCATGCCAAAGAAGCCCAGATGTGGTTAGAAAATTACAACTTTGAAAGGTTTGCAAGTTTAGTCAGTATgatttgtgcaattttgaaatAGCGTAACCATCTCATAACCATAATACTCATTGTCTAAAGTCAAGTTCAGTTTTCATCCACAAATTTTTTCTCTGTTACATTCGTTACTAATGGTAAATTTGAAACCACCTTACTTCTGACTTCAATCCTACCACACATTTGATCCAATCCTACTGTTTATAATTGTTAATCACTATCCAGCTAAAACTTGGTGTCAAAGTTGGTAGCAGACCTTGAGTGAGTTTAAACAGTTGTCACAAATTTCATGTTATCTTTTCTCTTTGCTGCAGGCTTTTCTAAATTTGAAATCTAAATAATAAATGAGACTCTGTGTGCCTGTTTGAAAGAAAGGAGCTGTAACACTCAGAATTGTAGTCTTTCTGAAACAAGTCTAGTGATGAAGCAATATGACAATGTATACAGACATATGCAGGGAATACAAGTGACATTCAGAAACAATAAATCAGTTACATTACCTTTCCATACAACCACTGCTGGAGCCATCATTTTGCACTCGTCATACAGGGAAGATAACATTTTCTTTAACAAGACCAGTAGATGTAGATACAAGATGTAGGTACATGTAACAGTGAACTACAAGTTGCCTAATGTGGAAATAATTTCAAGCATAGCTAGATTTTCTGTTTTATACTTAATAAACCAGACTAGCCTAGCttaaaaattaatcaatatTGTATACCATATTGGTAGTTTTGGAAGACATTACAGAAAGCGTATAGTTATGTTCTTAATGTCCACTAGTATTGACAGACAAATTATGTTGCGTTCTGTCTTTGAAATGTTCCCTCAGGGCCTTTGGTGACATCAAACACAGTAGAAAAGTACTAATCAAAGCAGTACAGTCGAGCAGTGACTGGCCGGAGTCAGTCTGTGAAGCATTGCTCACCTTGGAGAGAGAGGAAGGGACCTTGGAGCAGTATGAAGCAGCAGTCAGCAGAGTGGAATCACAGATGAACAGAGTCAATGAGAGAAGGGTGAAGGTTTGTAGTTTTCAGATGGTGTTAGCATCCTGTAGACATCGTGTACCCACAGCTTATGTGTGTCAGGGGAAGACTATTTGTGTCGTCTAATCCTATAGTGTAGATGTCCAGTTCTGAAAACTATGACACATTGAACAGTCCTTTCATGTTCTCTCATCCTATCGATATCCTGCATCCCGTAGATATCCTATTCCAACCTCTATTCCAGTATTTCCATTTGCCTTTTCTGACAGTGACATGTCCCATTGACACTGATGTATGTTGAGAAGTTTGTAAAAGTTTCACCATCGGTTTGGAAAAAATGACCTCTGatatatgatatgtattgaCATATTCTCTGTGAAAAGGTATCTTTTTCAATCTTGTCAGACTTTGTCAAGTGAAATCTTTGTAgttgttgaattttaaatattcatcATGTACCTAACCTTCATCTTGGGTAAAAAGGTTTGAGAAAGTCTTACAGCTGCTTTTTAAGCCATGCAAATCATTGTGTTTGTTGCCTGTAACAACTGCCATTGATACCCAAGGTGCTGCTCTGTTGGTATTTTACATGATGAAATCTTTTGAAAGCGGGGaaaaacatatttgttttctttactgTTCAACGCCAAAACAGGCAGCGGAAAAGGAAGCTGAATTCTCAAAACAGAAACAAGAGAAAGCAGAGCAGAGAAAACAAGTCAAGGCGGAAAAGAAGGCATTTAAGAAAGAAGAAATAAAAccagtaaaaagaaaagtaagtGTTTAAGTGATATTAGAACTGAAGTGTAGGATGTGCAAGCTGAGGTTCTTTGGCCCATATTTTCTGATTTACTAGCCTGAcatgttttacagaaatgtatcatgattttcttgtgtttgataaaaaatttgtcTGATCTGTTCATGTGGATCTGTCAGGTTGGTATCTAATGGATACGTCATCATAGATAACCTCTCATTTGTAAATGTACTAGTAAACGTCAATTACATAATCATTACCTCTTTTGGTTTATAACAAGCCCATTCTCAGTACCTTAAATATGATTTGTCACTTAAGTGAGTCATAAAAGTCCAAGGTGGTTGCCTATATTTTCAATCTGGTGGAATTCCACAGGTAAAAAAACATACGGTAACATAGGTTATACAGGAATTTTATACCAGAAATTCCTAAAAAGTTGAAAAGATGCATAAGTTCAACTAGCTTCATGAACAGACGGAACTCATTGCCACAACAGCAATTGTATTTGTGGTTGAAGTATTTATTTATAAGATCACTATCTGAAATTCTTGCTGTGCTGAGAAGTCAAGTTTTTACCCATAATGCAttcaatatcatgtagtttgccCCCCTAGCACATGACAAAAACTATTTAAGGTAACGAGAATTCTTGTTGCCGCAACTGATTACATAGAGAGAAGCGTCCCTAGTTCAAAGAGCCTATCTGTATGACATCACAGGCATTGTATAGTTTAAGTAGTTACATGTAATCCTTTGCATACAGTAGTTTCAATATGACTACAGTAGTTTCAATATGACTTTGTACAGGAATCCAGTTTTCTCTGTTGTTACCAAGACAAGTTTCTCCACAAAAGCTCTCAGCTGACAACTAAAAAATAAGCTCTAGCTCAACAGGCTCTAATTGTACTTCAGGAAATTTTTCATAATGAGCTATTGATGAGAAAATTGATCATATCCATTATTTTGACAGGTTGAAGATCTTGATACGAGTACAAAGGAAAGACATGACCCACAGAAAGACAAAGATGGGTTTAAAGTACCAACGTTACCTCCAGGCATGCCAACCAAAGCAGTGGCTGATGAACCACCGGAGAAGAAACAGAAAGTTGAAACAACAGAGCTTAAACCAGGGCAGGTGTTACATGACCCAAGCAAAGATGACAGAACTGTTTTTGTCAAGAATTTGTCATATGAACTGACTGAAGACAGGATCAGAGAAATATTTACTAAGGTGAGATGTTTAGGGTTTGAAAGTCACCAGTTTTTATAAGAAAAAAAGACTAACATATGTAGATAGAATAAATAGAACTCTTCATAAGAATAGGCATATTTTTCTCAGAGAAGATACTTTTAAGACACATGTATGGAGTGCAAGTGTGCTAACTTACTGGCTCTCAGCCTTTTGGCCAAACCTGCTTCCAAAATCTCTCAATTAATATATTATCAAGCTCATTCAGCTGTATGTTTTTTTGAGGCTTGCCTGTTGTTCTGCACTTGTACAGTGTATTTCACTGGAAAACGTGACACATCTTGAGGGCCTAGTAATAACCCAGGCTAGGGTCATTTGTAAAATGATATGTATGTGATCAATTTCTCATGATATTTTCATTCGCCTTTGAGTTAACATGTACACGGCAGTGTTTCTAATTTTAAAGTCAAGCAATGAAAATTGATTTATAGCTAACAGTGTTTTTTGAGAAGCACCATGAATCATTGTAAAACATGTATTAAATTATACCAAAACCAGTGTTAAGCTTCTCCATTATGTATTTGATggcatacacatacatgtgttacaaaaataatcaatgTTGCATTTCCATTTACGTTGTcatctgtttaccttgtttGCTGCAGTGTGGTGACATCGTGGAAATAAGaatggtgagcaatttcaagaACAAGTTCAAAGGATATTGCTACATTGAATTCAACGATGAGGTATGTATTCCtgcgtatacatgtacatat from Ptychodera flava strain L36383 chromosome 12, AS_Pfla_20210202, whole genome shotgun sequence includes the following:
- the LOC139145634 gene encoding squamous cell carcinoma antigen recognized by T-cells 3-like — its product is MASGVSQADGNVVHAEEEQMEVEEGESDSSSSDDSGSDDGGNEEAITALEGQVSANPFQYDLHVQLIKLLRKEGELDRLRQARERMHQLFPMNEDLWLEWLKDEIGVSSEDRRENIMSLFERAANDYMSVPIWLEYVQYSIGSLGDADGMTKIRNVYERAITAVGLHLTKGAAIWEAYREFENVILQTIQPSLGATVTPEKQEEISLQTEKITSLFKRQLSVPLIDMENTFQEFEQWLSDPVPDHISQAYKKALAKLEKRKPYEDDLLVAAPPRYQEYQSYIEYEKSEGDPTRIQCIYERALQENCLVTDLWKQYSKYIDGQLKISRVSLKVHERAVRNCPWNVGLWQDYLLALERYEQPHEQIKEVFEKAMNSGLSQGTEYFQLWQSYIDYLRRRIDWKSDHEEELDEFRKTMRRAIDYLAEYFGSEADPTCSLQQYWARIEAGHCDNKQLARELWEEIMSGHAKEAQMWLENYNFERAFGDIKHSRKVLIKAVQSSSDWPESVCEALLTLEREEGTLEQYEAAVSRVESQMNRVNERRVKAAEKEAEFSKQKQEKAEQRKQVKAEKKAFKKEEIKPVKRKVEDLDTSTKERHDPQKDKDGFKVPTLPPGMPTKAVADEPPEKKQKVETTELKPGQVLHDPSKDDRTVFVKNLSYELTEDRIREIFTKCGDIVEIRMVSNFKNKFKGYCYIEFNDEFSVKKALELDRQPVDGRPMYVDPSVDKSKVSSSQQFKWSTNMEKNKLFVSGLPRTINKQQLQEFFGKHGTIKDIRIVTYRSGTPKGLAYVEYQDEAEAAKAVLATDGSQMGDFKISVAISNPPARKPKKGTTLEEDLLELPRGPRGPGFGPRGKGRTQLAFMPRAISKPPLPSKTGRQGTGDKQDSTVSSTGSSNSSSSSSSSTTKKMSNADFANLFK